From Nevskia ramosa DSM 11499, one genomic window encodes:
- the nirD gene encoding nitrite reductase small subunit NirD: MTDAASWTFVCHRDDIVPNTGVCAKVGEAQVAVFRVVAPNGDEDGVFAIDNFDVRSQANVLSRGLIGELSTETGPALVVASPVYKNHLCLRTGRCLEDEAWSVKAWAVTCGDDGAIMVRAS, translated from the coding sequence ATGACCGACGCTGCCAGCTGGACCTTTGTCTGCCATCGCGATGACATCGTGCCGAACACCGGCGTCTGCGCGAAGGTCGGTGAGGCGCAGGTCGCGGTGTTTCGGGTCGTGGCACCCAACGGCGATGAGGACGGCGTCTTCGCGATCGATAACTTCGATGTGCGTTCGCAGGCCAACGTGCTCAGCCGCGGCCTGATCGGCGAGCTGAGCACCGAAACCGGGCCAGCGCTGGTCGTCGCCTCGCCGGTCTACAAGAATCATCTGTGCTTGCGGACCGGCCGCTGCCTGGAAGACGAGGCCTGGTCGGTGAAGGCCTGGGCGGTTACCTGCGGCGACGACGGCGCGATCATGGTGCGGGCGTCGTGA